tttgtcATTTTACATggataaatataaatgttttaactCGATAAGCTAATAAATCGATAAAGTAGTACCTATATGATAAAACAACTATGATTTATTAACCTTTTCAAGCAAACTAAATGAACCTAGATTTTCATACACTAAAACTGTTagcataatataataaataaatataattaaaaatataacaataactatttataaataattataagtgTGAATCtaaattgtatattaaatataaataagaaaattgatCTAAGTTATTTAATCACGATGTAAGAAAGAATGACCATCATAAAGACATAATCTTAGTACATTGTATATTAATAATCTtcaatataataatgaaaatggtaaaaaattaaaataaaaacaactgtAAAAATCAAttcacatgaaaaaaaaaacactataaaAAGTAAAGATGGTAAAagaatgtataaaataatatatgttaataatgaTTGCAAGCACCGAAAAAAGTTCAACATACCAAATTGGATTGGATTTTGAAAAAGgaatgttctttttctttttttccttttatctttGTTGACTTCATCTTACATTTTAGCCTGTAAGCCATATTATATGCTGTCTCTCATGTTAACTTTTCCATGTTTTCTAAAAGTTTAAgtctttttatatttctaaatatcATTAAAGAAAATCATTATTTTCCTATTAATTCTCTTCTTTGTGTCTTGAAATAGTGatttttagaattataaaaGTACACTGTTTCTTTTAGAAGATAGCACCTTACCTTTTgttataaagaaaagaaagaaaacaaaagaaatagacacttgtttcttaattatagactaattttcactttttttattcttttaaatcaaatttatctttttttatttagatatttataattaggagtggcaaaaatatttataattgtaggTATTCTTAAATAAAATGTGTAGTGATAGTTGGCATTTAcatatagtttataaataaaccaaatataatattatacttacaaaaaattaaaattaaaatttaatttatattttattaagttatttctaaaataattactaatacTTTTGAAACCAATATTTAACgaatataaaataagtaaagttaattttttttccaataaataCTATCCGTTATTTTTCCAATCGTCATCCTTACTTACTAGtcatatatattcaaatatataaatttttatgtataaaaatagataaagagGAGATAATTGACCACATTTATACTTATATACGAGATCTTTTAcgtatacttaaatttatagtaaatttttaatatattttatatacatacataaattttaaaatataacatttccCCACAAAATGTCCAGTATACATCACATTAATTTTACCAAAGGCTTAtccataaatataaaaaatcagaaagcactaaaatttataattctaCATTATTTTCTACTActgtacattattattattataattgtgtttaaaattTCTTTGGGCTGACAGATAGGCTGGGCCCATTCCAACTTACCCAAAACGATACCCAGGAAGTGTTGGGCCGGGCAGGCACGGTGCGAAAGAGACCGCGAACAGAACAATCAAAATCTGGTACAGAATCTGGGATGGATCGAGGTCAAAGGTGGGAAATTAATTGAAACTGGAACATATCATATGATTCCGTGATGGAAGTGcgtgcatcatcatcatcatcatcgagGAGGATTTTGTTGCTTATTCTGTTTATCTTTAGCTTTTCACCAACAATCACTGCAATTAGGAAGGATGTTAGCTTTCAAACCATCCATCCCTGCAAAACCACCGTTCAAGGCAGATACCTCCTTTCAGATGAAAACGGTTGGTCAACAAATTTTTCTAGTTTTAGTTTCTTAATGAACTTATGATATTATTAGTGTTATTGTATTCTACACTATTTACTATCAATGTTATACTTTTGATTGGTATTGATTTACTTTGATTAGTATTTGGTAGGTTATGTGTGTAATGCTTTGTCTGTTAATTCACGCTCTCGTTGCTGCCCTCCGAAGGGGGAGAAATTTTCTTGTCAGTGAGTTTTTCTGTTTCCAAACTCTAACTTGCATTTGAAGGGAACAACTGAACATACAAACAAACACGAACTATGTTGTTAGCCATCTTACGTTGTGACTTTTGTTTCTATTTGCAGTGAATGCAATCTTCTTTCACAATGCTGCAACTCTTATGAATATTGTGTTTCCTGCTGCCTCAATCCTGCTCTGGTAATCCCTTATGAGATATTTCACTTTATTCTGTCTTTCCCCTTTCTGGGGCATCATCTAATTCAACAAAGTGTGGGTCTTtgcatttttttaaacttaattgaGCAGACGAGTAAGGAACAAGTGCTGAAGATGAAGGTTGCTAAGCCTGCTACTGCAAGTAtgtttctttctatctttttacaTTCCTATTTTGTTTGGTCGTTGTGTAAATTGTGTTTAGGGCTTTTGATTAACTTGTCTAGACATATGACCTATTTCATACATGTTTGCCCTGATGACCAGTATGTTTTTAGATATATGACTGATTTCGCACGTATTTTCCTTCATGACCTACATGTTTCTGATGAATTTTGTTGCATGTATAATTTTAGTAAGAAACATAAACAGTGAGATTTTCATCTTTCTCTTCCCTCTCCTGATTTGGCTTGGTTTTCCTTCTGCTAACTGGTTCTTAAGTGACCCAAAGTCTCTTATCCGTGTTGATAAAtcccaaatttatttattctgaCAGAcgtcattttattttttggcaGGAACTTATACAAGTGTTTTTGACTACTGTGCTGGGAGATGCCGTCATAGTTCCGAGAGTGTGGTGAGTATACTCCTGGATTCCTGTTATATTGTCGTCCTTGAAGTTTTAACTTACTTTGAGAAACTATTTATACGGTTATACCTTTAATGTACGAGGTTGCTGATTCTATTAAAAAGGAAGCCCTTTTCATGTGAACTAATTTTTGTCAGACATGATTTAGAAGTTTTTCACATTAGTTTATTTCTAGGCATTTATGATGAAGTTGAGTGTGCTCCCATACGCTTTTACATCAGTATTAGCATAACAATTTATTTGGATCATGTTTTTGGTTCTTCAACTTTGTTCATTGTTTTCTCTCAATTACAATAGTAAATGTCCCTGATCCCTTTTAGTCTGTTATGTCAGGTTTACCTTGTATAATGATTTTCATTAGACAGGCTAAAATGGATCCTAGTAGTAATTGCTATTTCATACACATTCAAGACTATAGGACCTCATCtctagattttaaattttaggtGTATGAAGAGCAAAATAGCACCATGGGCAGGCGTTTTGCTTGTCTTTTGAATGTAGATATCTTGGTgtctaatatttatatttccaAGCTGTTGAATATTTACAAATTACAGTCGATGTTGTCAAAATACTATTTAACTAAACATAACAGCATAGgagcaattaatattgaaaattcTAACTTTTAAACTAAGTTATACAACTAAGCTAAAAACGTGACTGAATACTATTACACGAGGCTCCACAGATAATTTGTCATGTAGTTTGgtcaaatataacaaaatattgtCAGGTTCATAAACCAAACCTAATACATACTGCAAACATAGGAACCTCAAGTATGCCATAAAATCTACCAAGTGCATTGAGGTCAAGACTACATGTAACTTGGGTTTAGTATACTGTTTTTGTCAGTATACGCAACTCATACAagtttgacaaaaaaatttcatgtgggttagttagtttttttttttagcttAAGATCTAAACTTCATTAGAGTCCAAGTGTTAACTCAAGAGCTTGAAAAACTATTTACAATGAGTTGTTAATGTTTCTATCTCTTGTGTAATGTTTCAGGTCCATGAAAATGCTTACATTAGTGACTTCCACCACTGCTTTTCTCTGCCATCGAATTCTTCATGTAAGTCTGCAGAGGAAACTGTCATGTTAGTTAATGGCCAGTAATTATGTTAAGTTCTTAATCATATTTTGTTACcaatactttatgattttattccATATATCCCTATTTAGATGAAATCTGTTCCTTTTCTTGCATTGAAGCAGGGAAAAATAGTACTCTCATAGAAGCCAGACTGAATGGCATCAATGTTGTTGTTGGGAGGTTAGTAATtactaaatttcttcttttcttacaAAGACtgacatttataatttcttgCTGTAGCATAGCAGTTGAACCTATTATCACTTGTTTGACAGGCAAGGTGAATCATGTAATTCTGTTTGCAAATCAAGAGGACAATTATGCGTCCCAAATAAACTTGCCGTGCTTAATAATTGTGACATGTAAGTGATGCACTGAAAATGTGTTCTAAACTATTTTGGGTGTGTATGGATGATAATGTATTTCGGTGGTACTGTTTACTCTGTAATTGATCCTCACTGCACAAAATGTCTCATTTTATTAACTTGCATTTTCATCACATATTTAGCTTTCTGGATTTTGTCCTTTTCACACCACGTTTTTTTGTTGCTTTGATGCAAACGTACTTACCAAGTTGCCATGATGTTTTGCACAAAAGCAATATTCAGTGAGAAGGAATATCATGCATGCATGCTGataattatttctttcttttgatgTTCTGATCTTATCTATTGTTCATGAGTATGTTGGCAGTATTCAGAAATATATGAGCTGCAAGGGGTCTTGCTTGTCAAGTGTTGGATCAGATCAACCAGCTGAAGTTGTTTATGATGCCCCAATGCATCTGGTAATGGTTATGATTTAATAAATACAAACATTCTAGATTCCAGAAACTGATAAATAGTGGTTAGTTAATTGGTAGTTTTTGTTTCCGATATAATTTGGATTAGATGATAGGTGTCTCAATCCCTTACTGGTTTGTAGTTACTAATACTGGGTCCTTTGAAACTGAAATTTCGTTTGAAGTGGCTTGTATTTGTTTTAATGTGTGCACCCTCACAGAACCATTAGTTGGTGGTTTTAATTTCAAAACCCCATGTTGAAGGTGGTCGGTGATCATTCATAAGCGTTGAGAATCCTTCTGGCGACTTGTAcctttattattttctcttcagATGCCACCATAGTAATATGCTGGAGAATCTTTGAATATTAGATGGTCTCCACATTTCCGTAgcttatattaaattaaatttctgcTTGATATGCAGTAATCTTACAATGTACCTACATGATCTTTCTTTGAATTGTTCATCCATGGAAATTAGAGCATGTGGAccttaaaattttgttatatggAAATATGAGCATGCCGATTAAACGAACGGAGTGTGGATGGCTGAAATATTCAGTTAATTCATGGGAAAAGAAGTTTCAGGacattgatattttatttgtgtattTTCAGAATCCAGGATCTTGTTTGTACACTCAAACAGTGTCTATGCTTTCTTGTGATGGTTTACATCAGCACACAAGGAGACTGTGCCCCTGTGCATAGTGTTAGCTGGGTAAGTCTTGCTCTAAATTATGTCTACATTATGTCAAAAAGTAAAGTACCTTTCTTTATAGGTTTTCTATGGAAAGATAAAAATTTCCTCGGAACTAAAGTCAAGTTTGACACTCTCTCTTCTGTAATGCTGAGCTGGTTGGCTAATTTTGTTGGTGTGCAGAAGTGTCTAATTTTCATGTTACTATgcaaactttgtttttttttacatctaAGGTACTGGGCTTCATAGCACTGAAAATTTTGGTTTGGAAAGAGGCGACTCTTGATTTAATGTCACTGACCAAGGAGGCAACTCGTGTACCTCATCAACCTTTTGGAAATTTTATGTACCATTCATCTGAGCTTATGTTGTAAAAATTAGCTCTTTATTATTCCTTCCAAAATTTTGAAGGAACTCTACTTTGTACAGGCTACTTTCCTCTCCTTGAATGGATTATCGAGAGAGGAAATGAGATGACAAAATGTTGTAGTATAAAATTGGTATGTATGGTGAATGTAAAACTTTTAACATGATCAACTAATTATAAatactgttttatgtttttaaagttaaaatgtCAACTGATTTATCATAAATTGTTGTTAGATAAGTGTGAAATACTTTTTACATCTACAATGAATCTTAATATAGACCAATTATGATTCTTTTTCTGAGTGATTGGGCTCATGGAATAAACAATATAtgctaaatttttaaataagaataaagCTATTTTGCTTTATCATTCCAATTTGATTACGGATACAATTGGTGAATAATTCATCTCACACTGTCTTCCCGTCTCTTTGTTGGGACTTTCTCTTCCCTGAACTTCAAAGCTACCTCACAGTAGTATTACACGCaatcacattattttttatctgtGATTTTCACCATCATAACAATaacaagaaatatttaaagctgTGCGCAGGCGCCAATCTGGCTGAAAACTCGAGTAACAACAACGTTAGCAATTGTTGTCATATTTTCGAGTGTAACAGTTAATGCCACACCAGATGAGCTATTACGACCACAGTTGACacccaaacaaaaacaaatgaaccTTCGGTTCAAGAGTTTGTAAAACGCAGTTAGCCCAATTACAAAGGCAGAATCTTTAAAGACTGATAAGATGGAAAATGAAGAAGcgaaaaaagagaagaaaaaacagTGAAGTGAAGTATCATCCATCTGCAATGgttgataaattaataattactaTAAGTCCAAATTAAAGTACATCCTGTGTCCACTCAGAAGCTATAATCCGGTTTAAAGACCCTCTGGGACAATGTCTTCGAAGATGAACTATTATCCTTTGATCCTGCGAGTGCCCCGTTGTCCTTGTTCTCAGCATCATCTTTTCCATCACGTTCTTTGTCAGTATCAACAAAAGCAGGGTGGCTGAGAACGTTATTGAGTAACCGTGTCCCTCTGAGAGCGTTTGTGAGAGGCAAGTGACCCTCTGGAGTGTCCTCATTGAGCTCCCAGATGAACTCAGAAGGGAAAGACCTGTAGTTGTACTGCTCCACCTCAGTATCAAGCTTCTTCATCCACCCCACTTTGATGAAGAACTTGGTGAAATCCCCATTGGCCTTCTCCAGTATCTTTTTCTGCACACTGTATCCGAATTTGTTGCCACTGTGCTCCCTCCAAAGGGTGTCAATGGTCAAGAGGTCGCTGCCGGATATGAACTGCACCTCAGAGAAGAACACGTAGCCGCGCTTCAGAGCTGCTTCTCCAGCAAGCACGATGAGGAGACGACGGGTCTCTTCATCAGCTAGCTGGAAGTTTTGGGAGGAGAGGTGGTGGCGGAGGAGGTCAAAGGAGGGGCTGGTTTGGGAGGTGGAGGAGGATGAAGAGGGTGTGGTTTGGGAGAGGGAAAAGAAAGTGATATGAGAGTTAGTAGAAAGAGTGTGGTGGGAGAGAGTTAAGGTTGGTGTGGAAGGTTTGAGGAAGAGTGATGTGGGGGGAGGAGTTTCTGAAGGGTTGTGGTGGCGTTTGAGGAGGGAATGGTGGTGGATGGAGTAATGGAGAGAGTTTGTGGCCATTTTTGTTTGAGGGTTGAAGAGaagtgtttgtgtttttgtgtatgTGTTGATGTGATTTGAAGGAGTTTTCTTGATGCAGGTTTGGGTCAGAAGGAAGGGATAAGGAATGTGTGGGGTGGGACTGTGATCAGTTAATCAAAAGCAATATAATACAAGTTTTTGATTGGCTGAATCAGGGTGAGGCTTTATCACACTCTCTGTCTTTCCCTCTCAGCACAATTAATTCCCTTTAGCTCATCAAAttcacttcttttctttccttacAAACCAGTTATATCATATGTGGCACACTacactccttttcttttcttttctcacaaacaacaaaacaagaaagacTATGACACATTTCTGGATATTTCTATGTATCTAATTTCAGTTTGCTTTTGTACATTTGAGAAAGAAAagttaacataaaatttaatgtagGAATTGTTTTACAAATTGCCATTTCTGTGTCATAATGCATAAACGAATGTATAAattgtgaaaaagaaaatataaggattgaatatgtttttaactttaaaattaagacaggtaaaattgaaatttgtttatgttttaaatatcgttatattttgatttttatgcgcAAGACTGTTGTTGGTCGGTTATATATTATTGCTGGGATACGTTCTTTAAGATATTGGTGTTAAAGTTTACATATTTCGGACAATATTTTTAAGTGGTTTATGGGATGATGGTTCTTTAAGATATGTTCTGAAAATTATATTCCGAAATTTTTGGTTTCGATCTTGTTTTAGAAACTTTgttctaaaaattttaaaaatcttattccaatttttcttttcagaataTTTATTTCGGaagttatttttcaaaaagtaaaatatcattttaaaaatacgAGGGAGTGTGCGAATAATTTGTACGGGTGCAGGAAGTCAAAGGCTAAGGCTTTCATTTGTCTGAAGCTTTTTTCATGACTGTGGGCTTGGCAATTACTTTCTGCACTCCATAATTTTCTTCCTCTACCCCATCATTTCtggaatttattttttctgaacACAATAAATAactttagaattttattttattttttttaagtcaaacaccctttttttaaaaaggtaaGCATTTTCAGGAAAAAGTTTTAAGGGGTGGAAGGAGAAATTTGATGAGATGGAGGAAGAAATTGCCTAATTGCTTACATGTTTAATGTTGGCATTATCATGTTAATAGTTTTAGCTTACATGCAAgcattttatgtttatttcacGTAAAccttaatttataataatatatgatgtGATATTTCTATTTCATATACACATTctatgtttgttttactctttcacaaatttatatttttaccatttaaaaagtttaatattataaataccATCTTTCAAGTGTTTAAAGAAACGAATACtacacatttaatttattttcaagtgTCGTTATATTAACAAACATTCAATTTCACtctatacaaatatattttaaattgtatagtaaaaataaattctaaattctgccattcaaaaatttaaaatatgaattttatagcacccttttcattttcatgaattttagtaaaaaaaagagtaattttagcttttaacacaaaaaaaaaaatcgacaTTTCATTGTTTATGTATCACGTAGTATCAGTTATTAATTTGGTATTAATCTACAAGGTAAGCTGAGTCTACGATCATATATTCTCCCATACACATCCTAGAATTAAGAGAAAGGTTAGAAACGTACtttcaaatatatttgtttattagtaaaaatttattgaaaataataaaaatttagtatGTCTTGAAATCTCCTCAATGTTCTGTACCGTGACTTGTAGTTTTTAAATtggtttaattaattaaaaaagatgaCATAATTGTGATTTTAACCCTATTCCGTAGTTAATTAACCTCTGTTTTGGATTTAATCAACCAACTTGTGTACAAGTTCAAAAGTGTCGTGGTGCTAACATCAAATTCGAAACTCTATTACTAGTTATTTCCATTATGCAGAGTTTAATTTTGCGTTACAGCATGTGAAAGGGGAACGAAATCAATCACAGCTGGTGCAGATGAATGAAGCCACCAAAGTATTGCTCATCTCTGACCACTCTCACTATATAAGACCCAAATCTCGGCACCTCCATCACTATTTATTCGCTGTTTCATCGTTTTCGAAACCGAAGACTCTCTTCTTCACCGCGCTGATTGAAACCGAATAGGATTCAGCTGAGAATGGGGCACAgttcgaagaagaagaagcgcGGAGGCGGGAGCGGTCGCCGGAGCAAGGGGAGAACGCAGTCCAAAGATCACGCTTCTCAATTTGGCGCCGACGATTACGACCAGCTCTCCGAAGAGATAACCGCAGTGTAAGCTTCTTCTCTAGCTCCAACGCGCTTAGCTATCAGCGTggatttgaattttatgcagtTCATGTGTTTTATTCGTTAACATGAAATGAATGCACATGTTGTTGCTTGTTTAGATGCGCTATTTTCCAAGAAGACTGCAAAGTTCTTCCAGGCTCGCCTCCTCGTATAGTTATTAAGCTCAGGTAtttcttatgattttttttttctcttcatgtgatattatgttaaataatttatatgcaAGTCACTCAATAACATTTTGCCTTTTGTCTTATGTTTTACAATGATGGTTCCAGAATCATATCTATCACGCTTTCTTAGTAGTTAACGGTTTATAAAATCTAACGCTAGTGAAGGTGTATAACACTGATATCAGTCCTTGAAACTAGAAGTTTAATGAGTTTCTAAAAATGCAATCAAGATAACGATTTAGAGTGATGATATTGACAGGTATTTAGCGACCAAGATGACAATGAATGGTTAAGTTTGGGGACTTGAATGAATTCTTAGACTAATTTGAAACTTTCTTGGTATCAAGGACTAATGTGACAACATTATACACTTTTTGGGATCAATAATGGTGGTTTACTCAATTAAACTTTGATAGTGCATAGAAAAactttgatatataaattaatgttgcTAATAATTATCTCtcttgttgtttgttgttttctGCATGAAATTGAACAGGCCTTACTCAAAGGACATGGGTTATGAAGATCTAGATGTTTCTGCTGCTCTTGTTGTCAGGTATGTTTAGTTAGTGACccttacttttttttgttaaggGGATCTTTGTTGCTGACTCGCTGCCAACTCAATCaccatttctttctctttcttgcTAGGTGCTTGCCTGGGTATCCTTTCAAGTGTCCCAAGCTGCAGATTACACAGGAGAAAGGGTTATCAGAAGCTGATACTGATAAGCTTTTATCTCTCCTCCATGATCAGGTCGAACACTTGTGCTGTTGTTAGCTTTGTGATCATATTTGTGTCAAGGATGAAATTGTGGTTACTCGGGCTTTGATGCTTCTGGTGCTTAAGAGTACTGTAAGCAAATATAAGCAACCATATCTTGGGGTGCCAAAGTATATAGTAAGGGAAGAGGTTACCTAAAGGTGGATTTGCTACTTGTAATATGCAGAGAGACTGGGAAACCTTGACATATTCTTGAAAGCCCCACCCCTGGCCCCCCACTCCTCCTTGGCCCCATAGGTTCCTTTTTGGTCtggttttatgcttttgttgaaTCTTGTTGCCCCTCTTGTTgtatttctccttttctttatcACCCCCACATATATCATAAAGCACAGTACATTTTTGTCATAGCTGCTGGTCTCTCTCTTGTACTTCCCCTCGAGAAGGAGcaaaatgtatttatgtttcATTTTCCACTTTGTTCTTGTCCTTCTCAGGCTACTTTAAATGCTAGGGAGGGACGAGTAATGATCTATAATCTGGTTGAGGCTGCTCAGGAATTTCTTTCTGGTATTGAGCCAATTGGCATATCAAATGATTCTGTGAGTTCACTATTCCATATTTTCTGTTTAGATATAATAACTACTGTTATTCTCTGAAGCTTTTTATTACAATAACAGCattgctttttattttaatacaaaaacaaGTTTGATGAAGTCAGTGTAGAACTGTTGAtgccttttaatttcaaaattaaccAAGAGCCTTTTTTACTTTATTGCTGCTAATGCTTGATCGGAAtctgttttataattttttatattttaattgtgcTTGCATGTAGCTTTTGATGATTCATCTCTAAATCAAGTTATTTTGctgtttaaattgattatagCATGTTTTTGTCCTCCTCTGTAGAAGCTTCTACATTCAACTGTGGAAAGCAATGAAGAAATGTTTACCAAGGATAAGACATCTTTAAGTAAGAAGGGTTCCTTTGTTTATGGTTTCATAGACCTTTTCAGTGGCTATGGAGAAACGTGGAGTTGGGGTTTTGGAATGGATGAAACTGCCAGGAAAAGTTCTTCTCTTCCCTTGTCTAATTTAGATGGCTCAAAACAACGCTTTGAGGCTCATGAGAAGAAATTTAATAGTAAGGAAATGCCGTTAGTTATGCAAGAACATCCTGCCGAATTAGGTACTGTCGAAGAAGTTATTGAAGATAGCAAAAGTAGTTTATCTTTGACTAGTTCAAGTACATCATCAGAGGAGGATTTTGTAGGAAACGATAATGAAGGTGAGAAAGAGGTAATATATGATTTTGTTCTCATAAGTTCCATGTACTGcttgttttatttaagtctattgttttcttttgtttccatgtCTTCTACATTAATGTTTTGGCTAGGGCAATAATTTTAGATGGACTCATTGTTGTTAAACTATAGGAAATAGAGAAGCATTTAGCCTAAATTGTCTGTTTCTACAACAATGCGattgatttatttatgtttagaAAGTAAAGTCAATAGAATAAACAGAGAAACTTTGATATCTTCTAGTAATAAAGATATGATacatgaataaataataaatgttactAAACATTTATGTATCACAAAACATGATGGTGTCATTTGCACGTGGTTGATCCACCTGGTGGGGAAGGGTtcgatgttgttgttgttagaTATGTGAGTTTGATGTTTGAAATCATTGCACAATgagttaaaaatatgaaaaaaatggtAATTTTATAATTGGACGAAATTATTGTATATCTGCATATGTCATCCTATGCCAGGCTTTTGCAGACCTATTCATGTTAGTCTTCATCAGAAAAGCCTTGCCTAGATGGCCTCTTTTACCCAGACCCTACCTGAATTGATAACTTTAGTTTCTTGCAACAGTTCATCAGATAGGTCCAGCTTTGTTCCAATTTACCTAACCAAGATAACTCAACACAGATTTTTATGATGAAATTCCTTGAATTAATGAACTGTGCCTCCTTTCTTTCGGTGGATGGCAAATGTTTCATGTTTAAATGAAATTTAGAAATTATGTCATTGTTACTCTTTTCTTGGTATTATTGTAATTGGCTTGTATCTCTTTGAGACATTTGTTTGCGTCAAATCCTTCATTTTCTATCTTTACACCTGCAGTATTTTATTGTTGATAAGTATACAACTGAAGATAATGACGGTATTAATGAAAGTGAGTCTCCAAAGGCTCTGCCTTCTGACTTCTTGCCTCATCATCAACCATCTCAAACAATTGAAAAGGATATACTAATGGTAAAATTCTAATTACTGTTGTCAGCTTCACTTCACATGAGAATTCTGCTCAGCATTGATTTgggtttcttcttttttgtattAGGTTCACATGCTTCGCCTTGTTTGTGCTTCTAATGGATCATTGGCTGACTGTTTGCCACAAGTGGTAACAGAGCTGTATAATATAGGGGTACAAAAAAGATCACCggttcataaaaaataaaaatatattattgctTTAATTTTTAGATAATGTCTATTCTGCAGTTATCCTAATCCTTTTGAGTTATATTCCCAGATCATTTCTGATTCAGCACGTGATATGGCATCTAAATCACCATCCATTTTTAACAAAACATTTGATCGTGTTTTCCACAAACACCTGGTTGGCAAATCACTGGAACATTTGATCCATTTCTCACCACTATATTTCTTGTTACTTATTTcatctatatatttattgtcTAGGCTTCATCGAGAATATCTCAATTTTGGAACCCTGATCTTGGAGGCTCGAACACAATTTCCCATACTTCACGATATTTGAATGACTTTGAGGAGCTGCGTCCTCTAGGTAAACGAATGTCATGAATTTCTATTTTGAGTTATGTGTATGTATAATATCTGTTGTAGTTTTACTTTTTTGTAGATGATTTTGAGTTCTTGCACATTATGTTCCTTGGAAAT
The Vigna angularis cultivar LongXiaoDou No.4 chromosome 5, ASM1680809v1, whole genome shotgun sequence genome window above contains:
- the LOC108339706 gene encoding uncharacterized protein LOC108339706 isoform X1, with amino-acid sequence MEVRASSSSSSRRILLLILFIFSFSPTITAIRKDVSFQTIHPCKTTVQGRYLLSDENGYVCNALSVNSRSRCCPPKGEKFSLNAIFFHNAATLMNIVFPAASILLCVGLCIFLNLIEQTSKEQVLKMKVAKPATARTYTSVFDYCAGRCRHSSESVVHENAYISDFHHCFSLPSNSSSGKNSTLIEARLNGINVVVGRQGESCNSVCKSRGQLCVPNKLAVLNNCDIIQKYMSCKGSCLSSVGSDQPAEVVYDAPMHLNPGSCLYTQTVSMLSCDGLHQHTRRLCPCA
- the LOC108339706 gene encoding uncharacterized protein LOC108339706 isoform X5 — encoded protein: MEVRASSSSSSRRILLLILFIFSFSPTITAIRKDVSFQTIHPCKTTVQGRYLLSDENVNAIFFHNAATLMNIVFPAASILLCVGLCIFLNLIEQTSKEQVLKMKVAKPATARTYTSVFDYCAGRCRHSSESVVHENAYISDFHHCFSLPSNSSSGKNSTLIEARLNGINVVVGRQGESCNSVCKSRGQLCVPNKLAVLNNCDIIQKYMSCKGSCLSSVGSDQPAEVVYDAPMHLNPGSCLYTQTVSMLSCDGLHQHTRRLCPCA
- the LOC108339706 gene encoding uncharacterized protein LOC108339706 isoform X2 → MEVRASSSSSSRRILLLILFIFSFSPTITAIRKDVSFQTIHPCKTTVQGRYLLSDENGYVCNALSVNSRSRCCPPKGEKFSLNAIFFHNAATLMNIVFPAASILLCVGLCIFLNLIEQTSKEQVLKMKVAKPATARTYTSVFDYCAGRCRHSSESVVHENAYISDFHHCFSLPSNSSWKNSTLIEARLNGINVVVGRQGESCNSVCKSRGQLCVPNKLAVLNNCDIIQKYMSCKGSCLSSVGSDQPAEVVYDAPMHLNPGSCLYTQTVSMLSCDGLHQHTRRLCPCA
- the LOC108339706 gene encoding uncharacterized protein LOC108339706 isoform X3, with amino-acid sequence MEVRASSSSSSRRILLLILFIFSFSPTITAIRKDVSFQTIHPCKTTVQGRYLLSDENGYVCNALSVNSRSRCCPPKGEKFSCHECNLLSQCCNSYEYCVSCCLNPALTSKEQVLKMKVAKPATARTYTSVFDYCAGRCRHSSESVVHENAYISDFHHCFSLPSNSSSGKNSTLIEARLNGINVVVGRQGESCNSVCKSRGQLCVPNKLAVLNNCDIIQKYMSCKGSCLSSVGSDQPAEVVYDAPMHLNPGSCLYTQTVSMLSCDGLHQHTRRLCPCA
- the LOC108339706 gene encoding uncharacterized protein LOC108339706 isoform X4; translation: MEVRASSSSSSRRILLLILFIFSFSPTITAIRKDVSFQTIHPCKTTVQGRYLLSDENGYVCNALSVNSRSRCCPPKGEKFSCHECNLLSQCCNSYEYCVSCCLNPALTSKEQVLKMKVAKPATARTYTSVFDYCAGRCRHSSESVVHENAYISDFHHCFSLPSNSSWKNSTLIEARLNGINVVVGRQGESCNSVCKSRGQLCVPNKLAVLNNCDIIQKYMSCKGSCLSSVGSDQPAEVVYDAPMHLNPGSCLYTQTVSMLSCDGLHQHTRRLCPCA
- the LOC108339706 gene encoding uncharacterized protein LOC108339706 isoform X8 → MLAFKPSIPAKPPFKADTSFQMKTYLVGYVCNALSVNSRSRCCPPKGEKFSCHECNLLSQCCNSYEYCVSCCLNPALTSKEQVLKMKVAKPATARTYTSVFDYCAGRCRHSSESVVHENAYISDFHHCFSLPSNSSSGKNSTLIEARLNGINVVVGRQGESCNSVCKSRGQLCVPNKLAVLNNCDIIQKYMSCKGSCLSSVGSDQPAEVVYDAPMHLNPGSCLYTQTVSMLSCDGLHQHTRRLCPCA